A single window of Colletes latitarsis isolate SP2378_abdomen chromosome 11, iyColLati1, whole genome shotgun sequence DNA harbors:
- the Bbs5 gene encoding Bardet-Biedl syndrome 5 protein: MWQDREVRFDIPYNQMQLRLGEFAVDKLDLIEDTKGNAGDNGRLIVTNLRTIWHSLLLPRINLSIGYNAFIAVNSKTIHTLQGRHMQALYILTSYRNCRYEFIFTNQNPKSTRHYTSVIGIYRAYISSKIYREIKLRSGIINDQQLLTLLPQEIVSSTSQDIWNLSLEQGNMGTLIVTNIRLVWFANMNYQFNISIPYLVIGNITVKNSKFGSTLVISSTESSGGYILGFRVRPLQRLQTLHKEISMLHKTFDKFPIFGVDYTFEHEAPLQQELNIEQYSEIQDSQVEILNVFGYYFSEGFNQRKPSFSNYLGLAAENSEETIKLQSIWELVPQN, translated from the exons ATGTGGCAGGATAGAGAAGTTCGATTTGATATTCCTTACAA tcAAATGCAACTACGATTGGGGGAATTCGCTGTTGACAAACTTGATTTAATAGAAGATACAAAAGGAAATGCAGGTGATAATGGAAGACTCATAGtaacaaatctcagaactatatGGCATTCTTTGCTTCTTCCACGAATAAATCTAA GTATTGGCTATAATGCTTTCATAGCTGTGAATTCTAAAACTATACACACT TTACAAGGAAGGCATATGCAAGCTCTATATATTTTAACCTCTTATCGAAATTGTAGATATGAATTTATATTTACAAATCAAAATCCAAAAAGTACAAGACATTATACATCTGTTATTGGTATATACAG AGCTTACATTTCATCCAAGAtttatcgtgaaattaaattaagGAGTGGAATAATTAACGATCAACAATTGTTAACTCTACTCCCGCAAGAAATAGTATCGTCGACTTCGCAAGATATTTGGAATTTATCATTAGAGCAG GGAAATATGGGAACTTTAATTGTAACAAATATACGCCTAGTATGGTTTGCTAATATGAATTATCAATTCAATATATCAATTCCATACCTCGTAATAGGAAAT ATCActgttaaaaattcaaaatttgggTCAACTTTAGTCATCAGTAGCACGGAATCTAGCGGAGGGTACATATTAGGTTTTCGAGTTAGACCTTTACAGAGGCTTCAGACTCTTCATAAAGAAATTTCAATGCTACACAAAACATTTGATAAGTTTCCGATTTTTGGTGTAGATTATACATTTGAACACGAG GCGCCATTACAACAGGAGCTAAATATAGAACAATACTCTGAAATACAGGACAGTCAAGTCGAAATTTTAAATGTGTTTGGTTACTATTTCTCCGAAGGATTTAATCAAAGGAAACCTAGTTTCTCAAATTACTTGGGCCTTGCTGCAGAAAATTCTGAAGAAACTATTAAATTGCAGAGCATATGGGAACTCGTGcctcaaaattaa